The following is a genomic window from Myxococcales bacterium.
AGGGTAGTGCATCTCCATGCTAACGGTCGGAACCATGCCGTTTCTCCTGAAGGCCTCATCTATTATAGTCCTGGAATGGGAGGCGGGGGGATAGAGTATCAGGGGCTCCCCCTTCAGATCCTTTACGCTTATAACTCCCCCTTTATCATCGAACTTCTTGGGAACAATGGCCACTATCGAGTCGGCGTAAATTTTACGGATTTCCAGCGCATCAGGAAGGCCGTCGGAGACGACGACAGCGAACTCGATCTGATGTGCCATCACCAAATCCACCAGCTCCCCTGTGGCCCTGACCACCGCATCGAGGCGTATGTTTTTATGCTCGTTTTGAAAGTTTTTAAGCACTTTTGGCATAATCCATATCGCCGCCACGTCTATCATACCGAAACGTATCTGACCGCTGGCTATCCCTCCGGCGGCCTGTACCCCCTTAACGAGATCGCTGATCTCCGCTATAATTCTGCCTCCCTCGACGGAGAGATACTCCCCCGCAGCGGTCGGATGAGACCTGTCATCGGCATCGAATAACAGAACAC
Proteins encoded in this region:
- a CDS encoding LysR family transcriptional regulator is translated as MDIRKLEIFCEVYRQKGFSQAARKLGLTQSAVSQQIKGLESEIGVLLFDADDRSHPTAAGEYLSVEGGRIIAEISDLVKGVQAAGGIASGQIRFGMIDVAAIWIMPKVLKNFQNEHKNIRLDAVVRATGELVDLVMAHQIEFAVVVSDGLPDALEIRKIYADSIVAIVPKKFDDKGGVISVKDLKGEPLILYPPASHSRTIIDEAFRRNGMVPTVSMEMHYPAAICSLVDQGMGIGLISELSAKESRLEGQKIVKIEELIEARGIGVVWDKRRRLSPQARALISML